The proteins below are encoded in one region of bacterium:
- a CDS encoding ABC transporter permease — protein MEQILATTLRSAAPLVLVAMAGVFAFRAGIFHLGLEGLMIAGAFATVAVGDTTGSVELGVLAAIGVCLLLSALYWWVIGPLGANVIIAGLGLTSIGLGGTAYALGAIFDVRGSLFTDVVLPRPVTGSTSGAGVIISEHSIFVWITPLIVLAAWVVLRRSRFGLRLAAVGEYPFAARSAGVNPSMVRLQALLIGGALCALGGAELSVGALRNFTENMTNGRGFIAFVAVIFGAWHPIGAAFAGLFFGFADAIGIQSQINITERVPREFVLMIPFVLTIFAVWLGGLWRRRSLEAEAGYAELREPDF, from the coding sequence ATGGAACAGATCCTGGCCACCACGCTGCGCTCGGCCGCCCCGCTGGTGCTGGTCGCCATGGCCGGCGTGTTCGCCTTCCGCGCCGGCATCTTCCACCTGGGCCTGGAAGGGCTCATGATCGCCGGCGCCTTCGCCACCGTGGCCGTGGGCGACACGACCGGCTCGGTGGAGCTCGGGGTGCTGGCCGCCATCGGCGTGTGCCTGCTGCTGTCGGCGCTGTACTGGTGGGTGATCGGCCCGCTGGGCGCCAACGTCATCATCGCCGGATTGGGGCTCACGTCCATCGGCTTAGGGGGCACCGCCTACGCCTTGGGGGCCATCTTCGACGTGCGCGGCTCGCTGTTCACCGACGTCGTGCTGCCGCGCCCCGTCACGGGAAGCACCTCGGGGGCCGGCGTCATCATCTCCGAGCATTCGATCTTCGTGTGGATCACGCCGCTGATCGTGCTGGCCGCCTGGGTGGTGCTGCGCCGGAGCCGCTTCGGGCTGCGACTGGCCGCGGTGGGCGAGTACCCGTTCGCGGCCCGCTCGGCGGGCGTGAACCCGTCGATGGTGCGGCTGCAGGCACTGCTCATCGGCGGCGCGCTGTGCGCCCTCGGCGGCGCCGAGCTCTCGGTGGGGGCGCTGCGCAACTTCACCGAGAACATGACCAACGGGCGGGGCTTCATCGCCTTCGTGGCGGTCATCTTCGGCGCCTGGCACCCCATCGGCGCGGCCTTCGCCGGGCTGTTCTTCGGCTTCGCCGACGCCATCGGCATCCAGTCCCAGATCAACATCACCGAGCGGGTGCCCCGCGAGTTCGTGCTGATGATCCCCTTCGTCCTCACCATCTTCGCCGTCTGGCTGGGCGGACTGTGGCGCCGCCGCTCCCTGGAGGCCGAGGCCGGCTACGCCGAGCTGCGAGAACCCGACTTCTGA